One Brachyspira pilosicoli P43/6/78 genomic window carries:
- the ahpC gene encoding alkyl hydroperoxide reductase subunit C, producing MSLINKKLIDFKVDAYQNGEFKEVSTKDVLGKWSVFFFYPADFTFVCPTELEDLGTVYDELKKINCEVYSVSADTHFVHKAWADASATIKNLKYTMLGDPTGILGRFFEVFVEEVGQDLRGSFIVNPEGLIKAYEVHDMGIGRDANELVRKVQAAQYVAEHGGEVCPAKWKPGAKTLKPGIDLVGKI from the coding sequence ATGAGTTTAATCAATAAAAAACTTATAGATTTCAAGGTTGATGCTTATCAAAACGGAGAGTTTAAAGAGGTTAGTACAAAAGATGTATTAGGTAAATGGAGTGTATTCTTCTTCTATCCTGCAGACTTTACTTTTGTATGTCCTACAGAATTAGAAGATTTAGGTACTGTTTATGATGAACTTAAAAAAATTAATTGTGAAGTATATTCAGTATCTGCAGATACACATTTCGTACATAAAGCTTGGGCAGACGCTTCAGCAACTATTAAAAACTTAAAATATACTATGCTTGGAGACCCAACAGGAATACTAGGAAGATTCTTTGAAGTATTTGTAGAAGAAGTTGGACAAGATTTACGCGGAAGCTTTATTGTAAACCCTGAAGGTTTAATTAAAGCTTATGAAGTACATGATATGGGCATTGGTAGAGATGCTAATGAATTAGTACGTAAAGTACAAGCTGCTCAATATGTTGCTGAACATGGCGGCGAAGTTTGTCCTGCTAAATGGAAACCAGGTGCTAAAACTTTGAAACCAGGAATTGATTTGGTTGGAAAAATCTAA
- a CDS encoding queuosine precursor transporter, translated as MEKNYEYKLSFISIIIIGSYIACQMISNIASVKIANVLSLAVDGGTFLYPLAFTIRDMAHKTIGKKNTQKLIIVSAIINIFSPVYFYIVSNIPADSSWQFNEAFQLTLSPVLRIAIASIVGSTVAELVDTEIYHFFVTKITKRYQWLRVLISNAFSIPVDNLLFVVIAFYGALPFDALLGIFIFNFFVKYAVTIVSVPMIYLVKENKE; from the coding sequence ATGGAAAAAAACTACGAATACAAACTTTCATTTATTAGTATCATTATTATAGGTTCTTACATAGCTTGCCAGATGATATCAAATATAGCTAGTGTAAAGATAGCAAATGTATTAAGTTTAGCAGTAGACGGAGGTACATTTCTTTATCCATTAGCTTTTACAATAAGAGACATGGCTCATAAAACAATAGGTAAAAAAAATACACAAAAATTGATAATAGTATCAGCTATAATAAATATATTTAGTCCTGTTTATTTTTATATAGTGTCAAATATACCAGCAGACAGCAGTTGGCAATTTAATGAAGCTTTTCAATTAACATTAAGCCCAGTACTTAGAATAGCAATAGCTTCTATAGTAGGCTCTACAGTAGCAGAATTGGTTGATACAGAGATATATCATTTCTTTGTAACAAAAATTACTAAAAGATATCAATGGCTTAGAGTATTAATTAGCAATGCTTTTAGTATACCGGTTGATAATTTATTGTTTGTAGTGATAGCTTTTTATGGTGCTTTGCCTTTTGATGCACTTTTAGGTATATTTATTTTTAACTTCTTTGTAAAATATGCAGTAACTATTGTAAGCGTACCTATGATATATTTGGTAAAAGAAAATAAAGAGTAA
- a CDS encoding cell division protein ZapA, translating to MGSNLEVNIFGRNLSIKYDEENVEYLKELAAFVNESMKEISEIYGDKQPRDVIAILACLNIADAFKRELKNTKAGEDTLSAFKESIVSRSNELIKLIDEVTLKE from the coding sequence ATGGGAAGTAATTTAGAAGTTAATATATTTGGAAGAAATTTAAGCATTAAATATGATGAAGAGAATGTTGAATATTTAAAAGAGTTGGCAGCATTTGTTAATGAAAGTATGAAAGAGATTTCAGAGATTTATGGAGATAAGCAGCCAAGAGATGTTATAGCTATACTTGCTTGCCTTAATATTGCTGATGCTTTTAAAAGAGAATTAAAAAATACAAAAGCTGGAGAGGATACTTTATCTGCTTTTAAAGAGAGCATAGTGTCAAGGTCTAATGAACTTATTAAGCTTATAGATGAAGTAACCTTAAAAGAATAA
- a CDS encoding cation diffusion facilitator family transporter yields the protein MNISNEKKSKYMIIEGIVSVIINVLLFAFKYIVGMLTGSLSIMADAWHSLSDCISSIIVIIGGVFSKKPADKEHPFGHGRIELITSFIVGIMLVFIGYSFFSEAIKNILNKKTASFTIIAIVAMIVSIVVKELLAQYSLWGYRKSGSKSLYADAWHHRSDSITSIIILVGILVGKNLWWMDSVLSILVSLVIFYAAFDVIKSSIEPLIGEYPSEDIIKDINSIANELNINNDNSNLHHFHIHTYGDHTEITFHMRFPKDMTVEEAHDKVSVLEKSIRDKMNMESTIHIECYKN from the coding sequence ATGAATATAAGCAATGAAAAAAAATCTAAATATATGATAATAGAAGGAATAGTATCTGTAATTATAAATGTATTATTATTTGCATTTAAATATATAGTAGGAATGCTTACAGGTTCACTTTCTATAATGGCAGATGCATGGCATTCATTAAGCGATTGCATAAGCAGTATTATAGTTATTATAGGCGGAGTATTTTCTAAAAAACCGGCAGACAAAGAACACCCTTTCGGTCATGGCAGAATAGAGCTTATAACTAGTTTTATTGTTGGTATTATGCTTGTATTTATAGGATATAGTTTCTTTTCTGAGGCTATAAAAAATATACTAAATAAAAAAACTGCTTCTTTTACAATTATAGCTATTGTTGCAATGATAGTTTCTATTGTAGTTAAAGAGCTATTAGCACAGTATTCACTTTGGGGGTATAGAAAATCTGGCTCAAAGTCATTGTATGCCGATGCTTGGCACCATAGAAGCGATAGCATTACTTCTATAATTATATTGGTTGGTATATTGGTAGGAAAAAACTTATGGTGGATGGATAGTGTTTTAAGTATATTAGTTTCACTTGTAATTTTTTATGCCGCTTTCGATGTTATAAAATCAAGTATAGAACCTTTAATAGGAGAATACCCTTCAGAAGATATTATTAAAGATATTAACAGCATTGCTAATGAACTTAATATAAATAATGATAATTCAAATCTTCATCATTTTCATATACATACATACGGAGACCATACAGAAATAACATTCCATATGCGTTTTCCAAAAGATATGACAGTAGAAGAGGCTCATGATAAAGTAAGCGTTTTAGAGAAATCTATAAGAGATAAAATGAATATGGAATCTACCATACATATAGAATGCTACAAGAATTAA
- a CDS encoding DUF4340 domain-containing protein, translating to MANIQKKYIILSSIVVVLAVILILTVTLKNKGYSLPQFKTINTQLSEITITRNGNETITIKFNDNKWTVNDKYNADANAVESITNAFNNIQPVELLSRGSDEILDKYSLTDNEALIVKAKDSSSKEVRNIKFGMKANFGNLVYAQINNDKNVYLIGNTPINPKDIFDKTEDDLINKTISSVKIDDINKIAISYNNNSYTIEKTDSTNWTKTWNNKNIDQNDIYSSLYSIANLEADGLIKDNTQTKSNLLYKVEIYTSDNKTVSYNIYSKTDNYEIELVNDNNRYYLLESSFQNLEEKINDIIKN from the coding sequence ATGGCAAACATTCAAAAGAAATATATAATACTCTCTTCTATAGTTGTAGTTCTAGCAGTAATTTTAATACTCACAGTTACATTAAAAAATAAGGGATACTCTCTGCCTCAATTTAAAACTATTAACACTCAATTAAGCGAAATCACTATCACAAGAAATGGAAACGAAACAATTACAATAAAATTTAATGATAATAAATGGACAGTAAATGATAAATATAATGCTGATGCTAATGCAGTAGAGTCAATAACAAATGCATTTAATAATATACAGCCGGTAGAATTATTATCCAGAGGAAGCGATGAAATATTAGATAAATACAGCCTTACAGATAATGAAGCTTTAATTGTAAAAGCAAAAGATTCTTCATCTAAAGAAGTGAGAAATATAAAATTTGGTATGAAAGCTAATTTTGGTAATTTGGTATATGCACAAATTAATAATGATAAAAATGTTTATTTGATTGGAAATACACCAATTAACCCTAAAGATATTTTTGATAAAACTGAAGATGACTTAATAAATAAAACTATATCATCTGTAAAAATTGATGATATAAACAAAATAGCTATATCATATAATAATAATTCATACACTATAGAAAAAACTGACTCTACTAATTGGACTAAAACTTGGAATAATAAAAATATTGACCAAAATGATATATATAGTTCTTTATATTCTATTGCTAACCTTGAAGCAGATGGTCTTATAAAAGATAATACTCAAACAAAATCTAATTTATTATACAAAGTAGAAATATATACTTCAGATAATAAAACTGTAAGTTATAATATATATTCTAAAACAGATAATTATGAAATAGAATTAGTAAATGATAATAATAGATACTATTTATTAGAATCTAGTTTTCAAAACTTAGAAGAAAAAATAAATGATATAATAAAAAATTAA
- the flgK gene encoding flagellar hook-associated protein FlgK, protein MSTSSFFGIELGKRSLQNFKTALEVTGHNINNVATKGYSRQRVVMRTFDKPLEEPSLNRAERAGQIGQGAEITTIERLRDKFIDSKIMVELGSDGYWKTKNNYLQQLEAIYNEPGDYNLRNDLDAFWDAWQEMSVNPAERGTRMTLVERADRINNSFNQMYNQMDSMRNNLNSLVENKVNRINDIANSIRSLNTAIVKQEALGQSPNDLLDKRDLLLDELSSLANVDIKSIDPDETMIYIGSRSLIQGNVVNKLSLERSAINEGMFDVYWENDHVQLNLDGGELKALLELRDVDTVDAINDLDTLAMNLADSVNEIHRSGFGLNQETGVDFFTMNKQTPSVIGNYDLNNDGTEDSTIMFKVSGVNSVDINASIGSSGTLVFGSKTREGADVAIDYTAQMKVGELIDKINSSDANVSAYLDDNNRLVLKAKGFDDYIKPSYFIKHIEDSGDFLVGISGLLNQSGANGAYNWQTTNQVNQLAGDFRNFTVTPEKHPAAAISVNDIIRNDINYIAASKGIDTTGNGFNDKWNGVGDGSNALAIANLKNKEIMVDSKSTFNDFYTGSISQIASRTETANSESEKQTIVMEYLEKLRQSVSGVNLDEEVAQMAMYQHGYNASARVVSVMDQLLDVVINRMGV, encoded by the coding sequence ATGTCAACAAGCTCATTTTTTGGCATAGAATTAGGTAAAAGATCCCTTCAAAACTTCAAAACAGCATTAGAAGTAACAGGACATAATATAAATAACGTAGCCACTAAAGGATACAGCAGACAAAGAGTAGTAATGCGTACATTCGACAAACCTCTAGAAGAGCCTAGTTTGAACAGAGCAGAACGTGCCGGACAAATAGGTCAAGGTGCTGAAATAACTACAATAGAAAGATTAAGAGATAAATTTATAGATTCAAAAATAATGGTAGAACTTGGAAGCGATGGATATTGGAAAACAAAAAACAATTATTTACAGCAATTAGAGGCTATATATAATGAGCCTGGTGATTATAACTTGAGAAATGATTTGGATGCATTCTGGGACGCTTGGCAGGAAATGAGTGTTAACCCTGCTGAAAGAGGCACAAGAATGACATTAGTAGAGAGAGCTGATAGAATAAATAACTCATTCAATCAAATGTATAATCAAATGGATTCAATGAGAAATAATTTAAACTCTCTTGTAGAAAATAAAGTTAATAGAATTAATGATATAGCTAACTCTATTAGAAGTTTAAATACTGCTATAGTAAAACAAGAAGCATTGGGTCAGAGTCCTAATGATTTATTAGACAAAAGAGATTTATTATTAGACGAGTTATCATCTTTGGCTAATGTTGATATAAAATCTATTGACCCTGATGAGACAATGATTTATATAGGAAGCCGTTCATTAATACAGGGAAATGTTGTAAATAAATTAAGTTTAGAGAGAAGTGCTATTAATGAAGGCATGTTTGATGTTTATTGGGAAAATGACCATGTACAGCTTAATTTAGATGGCGGAGAATTAAAGGCTTTATTAGAACTTAGAGACGTAGATACTGTTGATGCTATAAATGATTTAGATACTTTAGCTATGAATTTGGCTGACAGCGTAAATGAAATACATAGAAGCGGTTTTGGTTTAAATCAAGAAACAGGAGTTGATTTCTTCACTATGAATAAACAAACTCCTTCTGTAATAGGAAACTATGATTTAAACAACGACGGCACTGAAGATTCTACTATAATGTTTAAGGTAAGCGGTGTAAATAGTGTTGATATTAATGCTAGTATAGGAAGCTCTGGAACATTGGTATTTGGAAGCAAAACTAGAGAGGGTGCTGATGTTGCCATAGATTATACTGCACAAATGAAAGTTGGTGAGTTAATAGATAAAATAAACTCAAGTGATGCTAATGTATCAGCTTATTTAGATGATAATAATAGACTTGTATTAAAGGCTAAAGGTTTTGATGATTATATTAAGCCTTCATACTTCATTAAGCATATAGAAGATTCCGGAGACTTTTTGGTTGGAATATCTGGTTTGTTGAATCAATCTGGAGCTAATGGTGCTTACAATTGGCAGACTACAAATCAGGTTAATCAATTGGCTGGAGATTTTAGAAACTTTACTGTAACACCAGAAAAACACCCTGCTGCTGCAATTAGTGTAAACGATATTATAAGAAATGATATTAACTACATAGCAGCTTCAAAAGGTATAGACACTACTGGTAATGGCTTTAATGATAAATGGAATGGTGTTGGTGATGGTTCTAATGCTTTGGCTATAGCTAATTTGAAAAATAAAGAAATAATGGTAGACAGCAAATCTACATTTAATGATTTCTACACTGGAAGTATTTCTCAAATAGCTTCAAGAACAGAAACAGCAAATTCTGAAAGTGAAAAACAAACTATTGTTATGGAATATCTTGAAAAATTAAGACAGTCTGTTTCTGGAGTTAATTTAGATGAAGAAGTAGCGCAAATGGCAATGTATCAGCATGGATATAATGCTTCTGCGAGAGTTGTTAGTGTTATGGACCAGCTTCTTGATGTGGTAATAAACAGAATGGGTGTATAA
- the fabD gene encoding ACP S-malonyltransferase codes for MSIAFLFPGQGSQTVGMGKSLYDNVAESKAIFDKAANILDDVDIKALCFEGTEEDLKKTENTQPALVTVGMAVYEALKAKGIKGDYFAGHSLGEITALSAAGYISFEDAVKIARTRGLLMAKAGADAPYGMAAVLGLDYDTVSKCMPESKEVVAANYNLKDQIVISGLLSAIEAVTPKLQEAGAKRVMPLKVSGAFHSPFMKPAADELKKFLDNVQFNNSGNKVLSNVTADVHSFDNIKDNLYKQMFSTVRWYDSMINLQSKGVNKIYECGPGKVLVGMSKKIAPEIEAVCVFDNDSLNSVQ; via the coding sequence ATGTCAATAGCATTTTTATTTCCAGGACAAGGTTCTCAAACTGTTGGAATGGGTAAATCTTTATACGACAATGTAGCAGAGTCTAAGGCGATATTTGATAAAGCTGCTAATATATTAGATGATGTAGATATCAAGGCATTATGTTTTGAAGGAACTGAAGAAGATTTAAAGAAAACAGAAAACACTCAGCCTGCTTTGGTTACTGTTGGTATGGCTGTTTATGAGGCTTTAAAAGCTAAAGGAATAAAGGGAGACTATTTTGCAGGTCACAGTTTAGGAGAGATTACTGCTCTTTCTGCTGCTGGATATATTTCTTTTGAAGATGCCGTAAAGATTGCTAGAACTAGGGGACTTCTTATGGCAAAAGCTGGTGCCGATGCTCCTTATGGTATGGCTGCTGTACTTGGTTTGGATTATGATACTGTTTCTAAATGCATGCCTGAAAGCAAAGAAGTAGTTGCTGCTAATTATAACTTAAAAGACCAAATTGTTATATCTGGATTGCTTAGTGCTATAGAAGCTGTTACTCCTAAACTTCAAGAGGCTGGTGCTAAGAGGGTTATGCCTTTGAAAGTTTCCGGTGCTTTCCACTCACCATTTATGAAGCCTGCCGCTGATGAACTTAAAAAATTCTTAGATAATGTTCAATTTAATAATAGCGGTAATAAAGTATTATCAAATGTTACGGCAGATGTACATAGCTTCGATAATATAAAAGATAACCTTTACAAACAAATGTTCTCTACTGTAAGATGGTATGACAGCATGATTAATCTTCAAAGTAAAGGCGTTAATAAAATATATGAATGCGGACCTGGTAAGGTTTTAGTTGGTATGTCTAAAAAGATAGCTCCAGAAATAGAGGCTGTTTGCGTATTTGATAATGACTCTCTAAACTCAGTACAATAA
- the purH gene encoding bifunctional phosphoribosylaminoimidazolecarboxamide formyltransferase/IMP cyclohydrolase: MIKRALISVFYKDGILDFAKFLTSKNVEIVSTGGTYKYLKENNIPVIEVAEVTGAKEMLDGRVKTLDPKIHGAILAIRDNPTHMETIKERGITPIDMVIVNLYPFFEKVQDDNLKFEEKIEFIDIGGPTMLRSAAKSFKDVVVISDVKDYDLVKSEMEKGEVSFETKKYLASKVFNLTSAYDAAVSEFMFNSLENKEDKKLNYLNMSYALQEKLRYGENPHQGASYYVSTTDKGSMKDFEQLNGKELSFNNIRDMDIALKIVLEFDESKKEYACSAIKHSTPCGAALGSNVFEAYNRTYNCDPTSIFGGIVAFNSTVDENTAKELIKIFLEIVIAKDFTPEALAVLKTKNNLRVIKYKTNTNDKINVVKVDGGLLVQDEDTTLIEDYKVVTEKKPTEEEMKNLIFGMKVVKYAKSNAIVVIKDFMAKGIGSGQTNRIWACEDALERAGDGVVMASDAFFPFRDVVDACAKYNIKAIIQPGGSIRDQESIDACNEHGIAMVFTGIRHFKH; this comes from the coding sequence ATGATTAAAAGGGCATTGATATCTGTATTTTACAAAGACGGAATATTAGACTTTGCTAAATTTCTAACTTCTAAAAATGTGGAAATTGTTTCTACAGGCGGAACCTATAAATATTTAAAAGAAAATAATATACCTGTAATAGAGGTTGCTGAAGTTACAGGAGCTAAAGAAATGCTTGACGGAAGAGTAAAAACTTTAGACCCTAAAATACATGGTGCAATACTTGCTATAAGAGATAACCCTACTCATATGGAAACTATTAAAGAGAGGGGAATCACTCCTATTGATATGGTAATAGTTAATCTTTATCCTTTCTTTGAAAAGGTGCAAGATGATAATTTGAAATTTGAAGAGAAAATAGAGTTTATTGATATAGGCGGACCTACTATGCTTCGTTCTGCTGCTAAATCTTTTAAAGATGTTGTTGTTATAAGCGATGTTAAAGATTATGATTTGGTAAAAAGCGAAATGGAAAAAGGCGAAGTGAGTTTTGAGACAAAAAAATATTTAGCTTCTAAAGTGTTCAATTTAACTTCTGCTTATGATGCTGCAGTGTCTGAGTTTATGTTTAACTCATTAGAAAACAAGGAAGATAAAAAACTTAATTATTTGAATATGTCTTATGCATTACAAGAGAAATTAAGATACGGAGAAAATCCTCATCAAGGTGCAAGCTATTATGTATCAACTACAGATAAAGGCTCTATGAAAGATTTTGAACAGTTAAACGGAAAAGAGCTTTCATTTAATAATATTAGAGATATGGATATAGCTTTAAAAATAGTGTTGGAGTTTGATGAATCTAAAAAAGAATATGCATGCTCTGCTATAAAACACTCTACTCCTTGCGGTGCAGCTTTGGGAAGCAATGTATTTGAGGCTTATAATAGAACTTATAACTGCGACCCTACTTCTATATTTGGAGGAATTGTGGCATTTAATAGCACTGTAGATGAGAATACAGCAAAAGAACTTATTAAAATATTTTTAGAGATTGTTATTGCTAAAGACTTTACTCCTGAAGCTTTGGCAGTATTAAAAACTAAAAATAATTTGAGAGTTATAAAATATAAAACTAACACTAATGATAAAATAAATGTTGTTAAAGTTGACGGCGGATTACTTGTACAAGATGAAGATACTACTTTAATAGAAGATTATAAAGTTGTAACAGAGAAAAAGCCTACAGAAGAAGAGATGAAAAACTTAATATTTGGAATGAAGGTTGTAAAATATGCTAAATCAAATGCTATAGTAGTAATAAAAGACTTTATGGCTAAGGGTATAGGAAGCGGACAAACTAATAGAATATGGGCTTGTGAAGATGCTTTGGAGCGTGCTGGTGACGGAGTTGTGATGGCATCTGATGCTTTCTTCCCATTTAGAGATGTAGTTGATGCTTGTGCTAAATACAATATTAAAGCTATAATTCAGCCAGGAGGCTCTATAAGAGACCAAGAGTCAATTGATGCTTGTAATGAACATGGCATTGCTATGGTATTTACTGGAATAAGGCATTTTAAACATTAA
- a CDS encoding flagellin, whose amino-acid sequence MIINNNISAVNAQRTLKFRNVDLSKDMASLASGMRINRAGDDASGLAVSEKMRTQIRGLRQAERNTQDGISFIQTTEGYLQESQDILQRIRELAVQSANGIYTDDDRMLIQVEVSQLVDEVNRIASQAQFNTLNMLTGRFADPNAGGAPAASMWFHMGANMDERRRVYIGTMTAAALGLQNTADGTTLSISSIDKANSAIGLVDEALMKVSKQRSNLGAYQNRLELTAQGLMIGYENTMASESRIRDTDMAEASVKFAKDQILSQTNLAMLAQANTMTQGVLRLVQ is encoded by the coding sequence ATGATCATCAATAATAATATCAGTGCAGTAAATGCACAACGTACTTTAAAATTTAGAAATGTAGACCTTTCTAAAGATATGGCTTCTTTAGCTTCTGGTATGAGAATCAACAGAGCTGGAGACGATGCTTCTGGATTAGCAGTATCTGAAAAAATGCGTACACAAATCCGCGGTTTACGTCAAGCTGAAAGAAACACTCAAGATGGTATATCTTTCATTCAAACTACTGAAGGATACCTTCAAGAGAGCCAAGACATCTTACAAAGAATTCGTGAATTAGCTGTACAATCTGCTAACGGTATATATACTGATGATGACAGAATGCTTATTCAAGTTGAAGTTTCTCAATTAGTAGATGAAGTTAACCGTATTGCTAGCCAAGCTCAATTCAATACTCTTAACATGCTTACTGGTAGATTTGCTGACCCTAATGCCGGCGGTGCTCCTGCTGCAAGTATGTGGTTTCACATGGGTGCAAACATGGACGAAAGAAGAAGAGTTTATATAGGAACTATGACTGCTGCTGCTTTAGGTTTACAAAACACTGCTGATGGTACTACTCTTTCTATTTCTTCTATAGACAAAGCTAACAGTGCTATAGGTTTAGTTGATGAAGCTTTAATGAAAGTTTCTAAACAAAGATCTAATCTTGGTGCTTATCAAAACAGATTAGAGCTTACTGCTCAAGGTTTAATGATAGGTTATGAAAACACTATGGCTTCTGAAAGCAGAATAAGAGATACTGATATGGCTGAAGCTTCTGTTAAATTTGCTAAAGACCAAATACTTAGTCAAACTAACTTAGCTATGCTTGCTCAAGCTAACACTATGACTCAAGGTGTATTACGCTTAGTTCAGTGA
- the trmB gene encoding tRNA (guanosine(46)-N7)-methyltransferase TrmB — MRSLNLNQEILNFYLIDDFNTEDKNIIVKELENRLSNIKNLELEIGSGNGKFIVELAMNNKDKYFVGIEYSFKAAKKAISKAYKRDIKNLTIIFGEANNVIDNYIKNKYYFDKIYLNFPDPWPKKKHAHRRIFNKEFLSKMHPLLKDDGIFYSVTDDDNYALEIMNPIYKEDSNFKNILNEDYVHSLEGYGVTLYEEKMRAIGHNIYFFAHKKS, encoded by the coding sequence TTGAGAAGTTTAAACCTAAATCAAGAAATACTTAATTTTTATTTGATAGATGATTTTAATACAGAAGATAAAAATATTATAGTAAAAGAATTAGAAAACAGATTATCAAACATCAAAAACTTGGAGCTTGAAATAGGAAGCGGAAACGGTAAATTTATAGTAGAGCTTGCTATGAATAATAAAGATAAATATTTTGTAGGAATAGAATATTCTTTTAAAGCAGCCAAAAAAGCAATATCTAAAGCTTATAAAAGAGATATAAAAAACCTTACTATTATATTCGGCGAAGCTAATAATGTAATAGATAATTATATTAAAAATAAATACTATTTTGATAAAATATACTTAAACTTTCCAGACCCTTGGCCAAAGAAAAAACATGCACATAGAAGAATATTTAATAAAGAATTTTTAAGTAAAATGCATCCGCTTTTAAAAGATGATGGTATATTTTATTCTGTTACAGATGATGATAATTATGCACTTGAAATAATGAACCCTATATACAAGGAAGATAGTAATTTCAAAAATATTCTAAATGAAGATTATGTTCATAGTTTAGAAGGATACGGCGTTACACTCTATGAAGAAAAAATGAGGGCTATAGGGCATAATATATATTTTTTCGCACATAAAAAGTCTTGA